Proteins found in one Taeniopygia guttata chromosome 27, bTaeGut7.mat, whole genome shotgun sequence genomic segment:
- the CISD3 gene encoding CDGSH iron-sulfur domain-containing protein 3, mitochondrial, whose amino-acid sequence MLWRRPAALVSLLRAAGRGRRYREPSAGPRLRSLCSAAPPQPVTAATEPFPVELQEGKTYSWCACGHSKNQPFCDGSHRAAAPGLSPLRFRPARAGPALLCGCKRTRSPPYCDGSHRDRAAPPPRA is encoded by the exons aTGCTGTGGCGCAGACCGGCCGCGCTCGTTTCGCTGCTGAgggcggcggggcgcggccgccgGTACCGGGAGCCctcggcggggccgcggctccggtCGCTCTGCtccgcggccccgccgcagccGGTGACCGCCGCCACGGAGCCGTTCCCggtggagctgcaggaggggaaaACCTACAGCTGGTGCGCCTGCGGGCACAGCAAGAACCAG CCCTTCTGCGACGGCTCCCAccgggcggcggccccggggctgtccccgctgCGCTTCCGccccgcccgggccgggcccgcgctGCTCTGCGGCTGCAAACGGACCCGCAGCCCCCCGTACTGCGACGGCTCCCACCGGGaccgcgccgcgccgccgccccgcgcctgA